In one window of Lewinella sp. 4G2 DNA:
- a CDS encoding glycosyltransferase family 2 protein codes for MADLLISIILPTHNRLALLREAIESVREQAYTNWELIVIDDGSTDGTKEFLEGLLDDRIRTFHQTNQQASAARNRGMQEISGRYFCFLDDDDLLDPQHLAQLAEELEVTDQPSPVYRVGQVARTPKGEMRTNLWNNIDDALPQFWAQPTGAFCYFFATEPIRHIEWNNHRLLLEDFTWMNEVLRHHGCYQLPKYTAIVRQHEDQRSGNYLNDELLQQNIATLAECYNLKGVSERVDFDLYRKQVLHQYLHYARQLSRKGKRMKAMGTLKKASSYATPEEWKEMGTSFAKILLG; via the coding sequence ATGGCCGATCTTCTCATCTCCATAATTTTACCTACCCATAACCGCCTGGCTTTGCTGCGGGAGGCCATCGAAAGCGTACGGGAACAAGCCTACACTAACTGGGAGTTGATCGTCATCGACGATGGTTCGACGGACGGGACCAAAGAATTCCTGGAGGGTTTACTGGACGACCGTATCCGCACTTTTCATCAAACCAACCAGCAGGCCAGCGCGGCACGAAATCGAGGTATGCAGGAAATCAGCGGCCGATACTTCTGTTTCCTGGATGATGACGACCTGCTCGATCCTCAACATCTGGCTCAACTTGCGGAGGAATTGGAAGTGACGGACCAACCGTCACCCGTTTATCGCGTCGGTCAGGTCGCCCGCACGCCGAAGGGAGAGATGCGCACAAATCTTTGGAATAATATTGACGATGCCCTCCCCCAATTCTGGGCCCAACCGACCGGGGCGTTCTGCTACTTCTTTGCTACCGAGCCAATCCGCCACATTGAGTGGAACAACCACCGCCTCCTGCTGGAGGATTTCACCTGGATGAATGAAGTCCTGCGCCACCACGGCTGCTACCAATTACCGAAATACACAGCTATTGTCCGCCAACACGAAGACCAGCGCAGTGGCAATTACCTCAACGATGAGTTACTCCAACAAAACATCGCCACGCTGGCGGAGTGCTACAATCTGAAGGGCGTCAGCGAACGGGTAGATTTTGATCTATATCGGAAGCAGGTGCTGCACCAATACTTGCACTACGCGCGGCAGCTTTCCCGGAAAGGAAAAAGGATGAAGGCGATGGGCACTTTAAAGAAAGCGTCTTCCTACGCTACGCCGGAGGAGTGGAAGGAGATGGGGACTTCTTTTGCTAAGATCTTGTTGGGGTAG
- a CDS encoding 5-oxoprolinase subunit PxpA, whose product MILNADLGESWYQHSVGNDAVLMPFLDSCNVACGFHGGDALTMRKTIELALKDGVQIGAHPSYPDRKHFGRRKLAVDLPTLSALLDYQVAALAGMTLVMGGQLKHIKPHGALYHEAAFGEDDGVAQCIVATAVNFGGLDVYGPEGSHLEDAAKAAGLSFIAEGFVDRRYARFNHLVPRSEPNAVLHSTEECVAQALDLARGQVQLPDGNNGRVNVQTLCLHGDHDGAAERAAAIRRALDTLAAS is encoded by the coding sequence ATGATCTTAAATGCCGACCTCGGCGAATCCTGGTATCAGCACTCCGTTGGCAACGACGCAGTGCTGATGCCATTTTTGGACAGTTGCAACGTCGCTTGCGGCTTCCACGGAGGTGATGCGCTGACCATGCGCAAGACGATCGAACTGGCGTTGAAGGACGGCGTTCAGATTGGGGCTCACCCCAGCTATCCGGACCGCAAACACTTTGGCCGCCGCAAGCTAGCAGTGGACCTTCCTACCCTATCCGCCCTCCTGGATTACCAGGTTGCCGCACTCGCCGGCATGACTCTCGTGATGGGTGGCCAATTGAAACACATTAAACCCCACGGAGCGCTGTACCACGAGGCGGCGTTTGGTGAAGATGACGGAGTAGCCCAGTGCATAGTAGCTACAGCAGTTAATTTTGGTGGGCTGGACGTTTATGGCCCCGAAGGATCCCATTTGGAGGATGCTGCCAAAGCCGCCGGTCTGTCTTTCATCGCCGAAGGTTTCGTGGACCGCAGGTACGCCCGTTTTAATCACCTCGTCCCGAGGAGTGAGCCTAATGCCGTGCTTCATAGCACCGAAGAGTGCGTTGCCCAGGCCCTGGATCTAGCAAGGGGCCAAGTTCAGTTGCCGGACGGTAATAATGGAAGGGTGAATGTCCAAACCCTGTGCCTCCACGGCGATCACGACGGGGCGGCGGAGCGAGCGGCGGCTATTCGGCGGGCCCTGGATACGCTGGCGGCGAGCTAA
- a CDS encoding TonB-dependent receptor: MKHFLLLTLTLFFCTCVSAQTEIVGTVVDSSGTTLPGANAVLLRSSDSLLTAFGTTDDKGIFRMENVAPGDYLLRLSFIGFERGDQTLKITAEDQYLGLGELRMYPAGFLLNGIEVTADRIPIRMVGDTMMYDAEAFAVGENAVVEDLLRRLPGMTVDANGQITWRGKPISEVMINGKPFFGGNTTLLTQNLDAKAVKNIEVYDQKSDDEEITGNDDGNENITVNLETKEEFKAKVFGDVYAGGGTQERYQAGGKGFRISDATQWGVLGTINNINKVGFSGDEISGFNSSSGRGGGFWWSSNESGDQTQGLQRDGDATGDNRSIAAGLNFGKTIGKDGQLTADYALFDRNQTQLSENLQSFNRTGDNRVIATDETNAAQSYRHSFGAELRQKIDTTGRLRVNANFNISAGDNQDFSNTLVKEAGVDDQDFLVDNNSEVGQSNGSLSASYNVRSKTNRERSWRFRVGGDYSTNQRDVDLLTEGLGEDLAVRLPGALIDGRQRQDRLTNTLNFNGQATYREPISEKWNLSLGTEFTRDAEEGDYRFIFNEATTTNILEKTWTQAEGSVGLIRRYEKGGNLNFGVNYQNATLGLAGDIDQSTNFNYVLPYIGYRKRLKKGYLSLNARTSVREPGIQRLQTIAQPSVTGQISVGNPDLTPQEVANANGYLWFNDQFKAISIYGNGGVTYTDNAFGNEVTFTNNQQVFKPINVSHAWGANFNLGGTIGMAFLNGQMEINGGAFWNRGEGIVDGASRTNINANLNASANITTELNEDSYFTFGYGITDQSNRFDDAESANTNQVVHNISVSTGLEFTPILRLESRFAYNIYAETDFAPKQELYDAVVSLEVRPFKKKGHYVRLSGSDLFNQNQVINRRVTQFITSETSANSLGRYFLATFFYKL, translated from the coding sequence ATGAAACACTTTTTACTCCTTACCCTAACCCTATTTTTCTGCACCTGCGTCAGCGCCCAAACGGAGATTGTTGGTACCGTCGTTGATTCCAGCGGCACTACCCTACCCGGCGCTAATGCCGTGCTGCTAAGAAGTTCCGACAGCCTCCTGACTGCTTTCGGAACGACGGACGACAAGGGCATCTTCCGCATGGAAAATGTAGCCCCAGGGGACTACCTGCTTCGCCTGTCCTTCATCGGATTTGAACGCGGCGACCAAACCCTGAAGATCACCGCGGAAGACCAGTACCTCGGCCTCGGGGAGCTCCGGATGTACCCCGCCGGCTTTTTATTGAACGGTATCGAGGTGACGGCGGACCGCATCCCCATCCGCATGGTCGGGGATACCATGATGTACGACGCCGAAGCCTTCGCCGTGGGTGAAAACGCCGTGGTGGAAGACCTCCTGCGCCGCCTGCCAGGCATGACGGTAGACGCCAACGGGCAGATCACCTGGCGGGGCAAACCCATCAGCGAAGTGATGATCAACGGCAAGCCCTTCTTTGGTGGGAATACTACTCTACTCACCCAGAACCTGGACGCTAAGGCCGTAAAGAACATTGAAGTCTACGACCAGAAGAGTGACGATGAGGAGATCACAGGTAACGACGACGGCAACGAAAACATTACCGTTAACCTAGAAACCAAGGAAGAATTCAAAGCCAAGGTATTCGGAGACGTCTACGCAGGCGGCGGCACGCAGGAACGCTACCAAGCGGGTGGTAAGGGTTTCCGGATCAGCGATGCCACCCAGTGGGGCGTACTGGGGACGATCAACAACATCAATAAGGTTGGTTTCAGTGGCGACGAGATCTCGGGCTTTAATTCCAGCTCCGGCCGGGGTGGTGGCTTCTGGTGGTCCAGCAACGAGAGCGGCGATCAGACCCAGGGGCTACAACGCGACGGTGATGCGACGGGCGATAACCGATCCATTGCCGCTGGCCTCAACTTCGGTAAGACCATTGGAAAGGACGGGCAATTGACGGCGGATTACGCGCTTTTCGACCGTAACCAGACCCAGCTCTCCGAGAACCTTCAGTCTTTTAACCGGACGGGTGATAACCGCGTCATCGCTACGGATGAAACAAATGCCGCCCAGAGTTACCGCCACAGTTTCGGGGCGGAACTGCGCCAAAAAATTGATACGACTGGTCGCCTCCGAGTTAATGCTAATTTCAACATCAGCGCCGGTGACAACCAGGACTTTTCGAATACACTGGTCAAAGAAGCGGGAGTGGACGATCAGGACTTTTTGGTAGATAACAACAGCGAGGTGGGACAGAGCAATGGCAGTCTCAGCGCCAGTTATAACGTGCGGTCGAAAACCAACCGAGAACGCTCCTGGCGCTTCCGCGTCGGCGGCGACTATTCCACCAACCAACGCGACGTTGACCTGCTAACCGAAGGTTTAGGTGAGGATCTCGCCGTGCGCCTCCCCGGCGCCTTGATAGATGGCCGCCAACGCCAGGACCGACTGACGAACACGCTCAATTTTAATGGCCAGGCAACCTATCGGGAACCAATTAGTGAGAAGTGGAATCTTAGTTTGGGTACCGAATTTACCCGCGACGCCGAAGAGGGTGATTACCGGTTCATCTTCAACGAGGCCACCACCACCAACATTCTGGAAAAGACCTGGACGCAGGCGGAGGGAAGCGTTGGCCTCATTCGCCGGTACGAGAAAGGAGGTAACCTAAACTTTGGTGTCAACTACCAAAACGCCACGTTAGGATTAGCGGGGGATATTGATCAATCCACTAACTTCAATTACGTGCTCCCCTACATCGGTTACCGCAAGCGTTTAAAAAAGGGCTACCTCAGCCTGAACGCACGCACTTCCGTGCGGGAGCCGGGCATCCAGCGATTGCAGACCATTGCTCAGCCCTCCGTTACCGGACAGATTAGCGTTGGCAATCCCGACCTTACGCCACAGGAGGTGGCGAATGCCAACGGGTATCTCTGGTTCAACGATCAATTCAAAGCTATTTCCATCTACGGTAACGGTGGTGTCACTTACACGGACAATGCCTTCGGCAACGAGGTCACCTTTACGAACAACCAGCAGGTCTTCAAGCCCATTAACGTGAGCCACGCCTGGGGGGCCAATTTCAATCTGGGAGGTACCATCGGTATGGCCTTCCTGAATGGCCAGATGGAGATCAATGGCGGCGCCTTCTGGAACCGCGGCGAGGGTATTGTGGACGGAGCCAGCCGCACCAACATCAATGCCAACCTCAACGCTTCGGCCAACATCACCACGGAGCTCAACGAGGACAGCTACTTCACCTTCGGCTACGGCATCACCGACCAGAGTAACCGTTTCGACGACGCCGAATCGGCGAATACCAATCAGGTGGTCCACAACATCAGCGTTTCAACTGGTCTGGAATTTACCCCAATATTGCGCTTGGAAAGCCGCTTCGCCTACAACATTTACGCGGAGACGGACTTTGCGCCGAAGCAGGAATTGTACGACGCGGTAGTTAGTTTGGAGGTGCGGCCCTTCAAGAAGAAGGGACATTACGTCCGGCTATCCGGTTCGGACTTATTCAACCAGAATCAGGTCATCAATCGCCGGGTGACGCAGTTCATCACCAGTGAAACTTCGGCGAATAGTTTGGGGCGGTACTTCTTGGCGACCTTCTTTTATAAGCTGTAA
- a CDS encoding GLPGLI family protein, with translation MKYVFFYALALFALALPASASAQITEGTINYNEHFSMDFGDWMSIDRKKEMEKKMAEGAFDMEGQLSFNGEAFSYSQVPPDPSKTQGRGGWYARMNENPEVYYINMKDSTRTDRRRVMDRAFILEEPWKTPSWNIANMKVGMKELPLPTQLATAITEEGDTLTAYFTSSIPMSIGPKGYGGLPGAILYLKVQKEGRTMEYKMTTMQPNAPDLVIAKPDDEKVITREEFDKHMARAKEAMERRRRSWNRN, from the coding sequence ATGAAATACGTCTTTTTTTACGCCCTGGCTCTCTTTGCCCTGGCACTACCTGCTTCCGCAAGTGCACAGATCACTGAGGGGACCATCAATTACAACGAACATTTTTCGATGGATTTCGGCGACTGGATGAGCATCGACCGCAAGAAGGAAATGGAAAAGAAAATGGCCGAAGGCGCCTTCGATATGGAGGGCCAACTCAGCTTTAACGGCGAGGCCTTCAGCTACTCGCAGGTCCCACCGGACCCCTCCAAAACGCAGGGGCGTGGCGGCTGGTACGCACGGATGAACGAGAACCCGGAGGTTTACTACATCAACATGAAGGACTCCACCCGCACCGACCGCCGCCGGGTGATGGACCGCGCCTTCATCCTTGAAGAGCCCTGGAAGACGCCCAGCTGGAACATCGCCAACATGAAAGTGGGGATGAAGGAACTTCCACTTCCGACCCAGTTGGCGACGGCCATAACCGAGGAAGGAGATACGCTAACTGCTTACTTCACGAGCAGCATCCCAATGAGTATTGGCCCCAAAGGATATGGCGGCTTGCCCGGCGCCATCCTCTACCTGAAAGTCCAGAAGGAAGGCCGTACCATGGAATACAAGATGACGACAATGCAGCCCAACGCGCCTGACCTTGTGATTGCCAAACCTGACGACGAAAAAGTCATCACCCGCGAAGAGTTCGACAAGCACATGGCCCGCGCTAAGGAGGCCATGGAACGCCGCCGCCGCAGTTGGAACCGAAACTAG
- a CDS encoding ATP-binding protein has protein sequence MKKLLYTFSAILLLLATFLGIWWSQSYRKNVANLRQTVEGEVNRLVTDEFVYATLQTFMRDDRPHRAGAIFHQNFPGGRQRMIRIERIVSTDNGNPEYADITIISNGRPIANTHFFYENKYIALEELPQIVRDSMQRKFGIQLEPIFFQAPRQRYNDRFGTHPDDPLTVRVKHLTPEDADLPKASFVIRNYRGTVLLDLIPEFLFGLILFGATGFAFASAYRNIHEQKQQLQAKDALVANVAHELKTPIATVGVALEALNVFGADADPARRQEYLSIGQTELKRLNEMADRAIDSLQDEDLAGRLSLANVDLKSSVDEAWRGLSLRYGLPDESLTLSTYGNTVAEVDEHYWHHLVYNLLDNACKYGGRPLAIDVNIAAQSDQVVLTVSDNGRGIPQQEREKVFDRFYRIYRPAEGHTAKGHGLGLSFVRQIARAHGGGVRVDNNSGGGARFTVTLPNYKS, from the coding sequence ATGAAAAAATTACTTTACACCTTCAGCGCCATCCTGCTGTTGCTGGCCACCTTTTTGGGGATCTGGTGGAGCCAATCCTACCGCAAGAACGTTGCCAACCTCCGGCAAACCGTGGAGGGGGAGGTCAACCGGCTGGTGACCGACGAATTCGTCTACGCTACCCTCCAAACCTTCATGCGGGACGATCGGCCGCACCGGGCCGGCGCCATCTTCCACCAAAACTTCCCCGGCGGCCGGCAGCGGATGATCCGCATTGAACGCATTGTTTCCACCGACAATGGTAACCCCGAATACGCCGACATCACCATCATCAGCAACGGCCGGCCCATTGCGAACACCCACTTTTTCTACGAAAACAAATACATCGCCCTGGAGGAACTTCCCCAGATCGTTCGGGACAGTATGCAGCGGAAGTTTGGCATTCAACTGGAGCCCATCTTCTTCCAGGCGCCGCGGCAGCGCTACAATGATCGCTTCGGTACTCACCCCGATGACCCGCTCACGGTACGCGTCAAACACCTGACGCCGGAGGACGCCGATCTGCCCAAGGCCAGTTTCGTTATCCGTAACTACCGGGGCACGGTGTTGCTCGATCTCATCCCGGAATTCCTCTTCGGTCTCATCCTATTTGGGGCTACTGGTTTTGCCTTCGCCAGTGCCTACCGGAATATCCACGAGCAGAAGCAACAATTGCAGGCTAAGGATGCCCTCGTGGCCAACGTCGCCCACGAGCTCAAGACGCCCATCGCAACGGTTGGCGTCGCCCTCGAAGCCCTCAACGTCTTCGGTGCGGACGCCGACCCCGCCCGCCGCCAGGAATACCTGAGCATCGGCCAGACGGAATTAAAGCGCCTGAATGAAATGGCCGACCGCGCCATCGATTCCTTACAGGATGAAGATCTCGCCGGGCGGCTTTCGCTGGCCAACGTCGACCTGAAAAGTAGCGTGGACGAAGCCTGGCGGGGCCTTTCGCTTCGTTACGGTTTGCCCGACGAGTCGCTTACCCTCAGTACTTACGGTAACACCGTCGCTGAGGTGGACGAGCACTACTGGCACCACCTCGTCTACAACTTGCTCGACAATGCCTGCAAGTACGGCGGCCGCCCCCTGGCCATCGATGTCAATATCGCTGCTCAGTCCGATCAGGTGGTCCTGACCGTTTCCGATAATGGCCGCGGCATCCCGCAGCAGGAGCGGGAAAAGGTGTTCGACCGTTTCTACCGCATCTACCGGCCGGCCGAGGGGCATACGGCGAAGGGCCACGGTTTGGGCCTCAGTTTTGTCCGCCAGATCGCACGCGCCCACGGTGGTGGGGTGCGGGTGGATAACAATTCCGGCGGCGGCGCCCGGTTCACCGTCACCCTTCCTAATTACAAATCCTAG
- a CDS encoding response regulator transcription factor, whose product MKVLYVEDEPLLARIVKESLESRGLDIDWYTDAEAGKDGILQAGNYDIALLDVQLPGEDGFSIGRRIRASFPRLPILFLTARVQAKDALAGFEAGGNDYVRKPFSMEELLVRMENLINLAEGSGPGSPTNSAPAAAPNVGVRVTGEIYEFGNFILDYSNLRLTLVGEEPRVTSLSHREAELLRLFLQSHGEEVIERKKILLELWHDDGFFNSRNLDVYVRKLRALLEADPKVRILTLRGVGYRFVVE is encoded by the coding sequence ATGAAAGTGCTGTACGTCGAAGATGAACCCCTTCTCGCCCGCATCGTCAAGGAATCCCTCGAAAGTAGGGGGCTCGACATTGATTGGTACACGGATGCGGAGGCCGGTAAGGATGGCATCCTGCAGGCGGGCAACTACGACATCGCGCTGCTGGACGTTCAGCTTCCCGGCGAAGATGGCTTTTCCATTGGGAGACGAATCCGGGCCTCCTTCCCGCGATTACCCATCCTCTTTCTTACCGCCAGAGTACAGGCGAAGGACGCCCTGGCGGGTTTTGAAGCTGGGGGCAATGACTACGTCCGGAAACCCTTCAGCATGGAGGAACTCCTCGTTCGCATGGAGAACCTCATCAATTTGGCGGAAGGTTCCGGACCGGGTTCACCCACTAACTCCGCACCCGCGGCAGCGCCCAATGTTGGGGTACGAGTGACCGGAGAAATCTATGAATTTGGGAATTTCATCCTTGATTACTCCAACCTGCGGCTAACGCTGGTAGGGGAAGAACCACGGGTGACTTCCCTAAGCCACCGTGAAGCGGAACTGCTTCGCTTATTTCTGCAGTCGCACGGAGAAGAGGTAATTGAGCGGAAAAAAATCCTGCTGGAATTGTGGCATGACGACGGCTTTTTCAACTCCCGTAACCTGGACGTTTACGTTCGAAAATTGCGGGCTCTCCTGGAAGCCGACCCGAAGGTGCGCATCCTGACGCTGCGCGGCGTCGGCTACCGCTTTGTCGTTGAATAG
- a CDS encoding NifU family protein: protein MTVTMTPDEKQDWISKVDSALDEVRPHLAIDGGNIEVVNISDGKIVEIKWLGACNGCSMTAMTMKAGVEETLKRRLPEIAGVVAVN from the coding sequence ATGACAGTAACTATGACCCCCGACGAAAAACAGGACTGGATCTCCAAAGTGGATAGCGCCCTCGACGAAGTGCGCCCCCACCTGGCCATCGACGGTGGAAACATTGAAGTCGTTAATATTTCTGACGGCAAGATCGTCGAAATCAAGTGGCTCGGCGCCTGCAACGGTTGCTCCATGACCGCCATGACGATGAAGGCCGGGGTTGAGGAAACGCTCAAGCGCCGCCTTCCTGAAATCGCCGGCGTAGTCGCCGTCAACTAA